A window of the Gammaproteobacteria bacterium genome harbors these coding sequences:
- the modC gene encoding molybdenum ABC transporter ATP-binding protein produces the protein MLEIDVERRLGRFELAAKFTSDAPVTALFGRSGAGKTSLVNMIGGLLRPARGRIVIDGQVLFDSGSGVDVPAHKRGVGYIFQESRLFPHLTVRQNLLYGRWFTKPAARYIEPEQVIDLLDIAPLLERRPGLLSGGEKQRVAIGRALLASPRLLLMDEPLASLDAARKSDILRYIERLNENMRVPIVYVSHSIEEVSRLAHCLVVMSNGQVAAAGAVPDVTSRLDLQPLTGRYAAGAVIEARVLSHDEPFELTRLGFGDGELTTPRVALPSGAMVRVHVRARDVAIALVRPTGLSIQNVLAATLVEISREPGAFAELKLAVGGTPLLARITRRAAHELQLAPGMAVFALVKAVSLDRHSLGLASAPAMHRSRSPG, from the coding sequence CGCTGTTCGGGCGCTCGGGCGCCGGCAAGACCTCGCTGGTCAACATGATCGGCGGACTTTTGAGACCGGCGCGCGGACGCATCGTTATCGACGGGCAGGTGCTGTTCGACAGCGGCAGCGGTGTGGACGTGCCGGCGCATAAACGCGGTGTCGGTTATATATTTCAGGAATCGCGCCTGTTTCCGCATCTCACCGTACGCCAGAATCTGCTGTACGGACGCTGGTTCACGAAGCCCGCCGCCCGCTATATCGAGCCTGAACAGGTCATCGATTTGCTGGACATCGCACCGCTGCTGGAGCGCCGGCCGGGACTGCTGTCGGGGGGCGAAAAACAACGGGTGGCGATCGGCCGTGCGTTGCTGGCGAGCCCGAGGCTGCTGCTGATGGACGAGCCGCTGGCCTCGCTCGACGCCGCGCGCAAGAGCGATATTCTGCGCTACATTGAGCGTCTGAATGAAAACATGCGAGTGCCGATCGTGTACGTGAGCCACTCGATCGAAGAGGTGTCGCGGCTGGCGCATTGTCTGGTGGTCATGTCCAATGGCCAAGTCGCGGCCGCGGGCGCGGTGCCCGACGTCACCAGCCGACTCGATCTACAACCGCTGACGGGCCGCTACGCGGCGGGCGCGGTGATCGAGGCGCGCGTTTTGTCGCACGATGAACCCTTCGAGCTTACGCGCCTGGGCTTCGGCGACGGCGAGCTGACGACGCCGCGGGTGGCGCTGCCGTCAGGTGCTATGGTGCGCGTGCACGTTCGCGCGCGCGACGTGGCGATCGCTTTGGTCAGGCCCACCGGCTTGAGCATTCAAAACGTACTCGCCGCGACGCTGGTCGAAATCAGCCGGGAGCCGGGCGCGTTTGCCGAGTTGAAGCTAGCCGTGGGCGGCACGCCACTATTGGCGCGCATCACGCGCCGCGCCGCGCACGAACTCCAACTCGCGCCGGGAATGGCGGTGTTCGCCTTGGTCAAAGCCGTCTCGCTGGACCGGCACAGCCTGGGGCTGGCGTCAGCGCCGGCTATGCATCGATCCCGATCGCCGGGCTGA